Below is a genomic region from Helicobacter pylori.
ATAGGGGCAAAATGCTCCAAGCTCATTTTTTAATCCTTAAATGGTATAATATAAGAATTTGAAAAAAGGAATATGCTAACAAAAAAACACTGAAAATTAGGTAATAAATACAACCAATATGCTAAAAAAAATATTTTTAACCAACAGCTTAGGGATTTTATGCTCTAGGATTTTTGGCTTTTTACGGGATTTGATGATGGCTAATATTCTAGGGGCTGGGGTGTATAGCGATATTTTCTTTGTGGCTTTCAAATTGCCTAATTTGTTCAGGCGTATTTTTGCGGAAGGTTCTTTTTCACAAAGCTTTTTACCGAGCTTCATACGAAGTTCCATTAAAGGGAGCTTTGCGAGTTTGGTGGGGCTTATTTTTGGTAGCGTTTTATTGGTATGGTGCTTACTAGTAGCATTAAACCCCTTATGGCTGACCAAACTCCTTGCTTACGGCTTTGATGAAGAAACGCTCAAACGATGCGCCCCTATTGTAGCGATCAATTTTTGGTATCTTTTATTGGTGTTTATTACCACTTTTTTAGGCGCGCTCTTGCAATACAAACACAGCTTTTTTGCCAGCGCTTATAGCGCAAGCTTGCTCAATTTATGCATGATTTCAGCCCTTTTGATTTCTAAAGACAAAACGCATTTAGAAGTGTTGTATTATTTGAGCTATGGCGTGCTTTTAGGGGGCGTGGCTCAAATTTTATTACACTTTTATCCTTTAGTCAAATTGGGCTTATGGGCTTTATTATGGAAAGGATTTTTGAGCTTTAAGACCAAAAACGCCACCAAAAAAGAATACCGCTCTAAAAGGGCTAAAAAAGATCTAAAAGGGTTTTTCAAGCAATTCCTCCCCAGCGTCTTAGGCAATTCTAGCGCTCAGATCGCTTCTTTTTTAGACACCACGATAGCCTCTTTTCTGGCGAGTGGGAGCGTGTCTTATTTGTATTACGCTAATAGAGTTTTCCAGCTCCCTTTAGCTTTATTTGCCATAGCCATATCCACAGCCCTTTTCCCTAGCATTGCGATCGCCATTAAAAACAATCAGCAGGATTTAATCTTAGAGCGCTTGCAAAAGGCGTGGTTTTTTTTGGTGGGGGTTTTGCTTCTTTGCAGCATTGGGGGGATCATGTTAAGCAAAGAAATCACAGAGCTTTTATTTGAAAGGGGGCAATTTAGCCCTAAAGACACCCTAATCACTTCGCAAGTCTTTTCGCTCTATCTTTTAGGCTTGCTCCCTTTTGGGCTAACCAAACTCTTTTCTTTGTGGCTTTATGCGAAATTAGAACAAAAAAAAGCGGCTAAAATCTCTTTAATTTCGCTTTTTTTAGGTTTAATGGCTTCTTTGAGTTTAATGCCTTTGTTAGGGGTTTTGGGTTTAGCGTTAGCGAATAG
It encodes:
- the murJ gene encoding murein biosynthesis integral membrane protein MurJ, translating into MLKKIFLTNSLGILCSRIFGFLRDLMMANILGAGVYSDIFFVAFKLPNLFRRIFAEGSFSQSFLPSFIRSSIKGSFASLVGLIFGSVLLVWCLLVALNPLWLTKLLAYGFDEETLKRCAPIVAINFWYLLLVFITTFLGALLQYKHSFFASAYSASLLNLCMISALLISKDKTHLEVLYYLSYGVLLGGVAQILLHFYPLVKLGLWALLWKGFLSFKTKNATKKEYRSKRAKKDLKGFFKQFLPSVLGNSSAQIASFLDTTIASFLASGSVSYLYYANRVFQLPLALFAIAISTALFPSIAIAIKNNQQDLILERLQKAWFFLVGVLLLCSIGGIMLSKEITELLFERGQFSPKDTLITSQVFSLYLLGLLPFGLTKLFSLWLYAKLEQKKAAKISLISLFLGLMASLSLMPLLGVLGLALANSLSGLFLFVLTIKAFGFQSFLGIIKNLKSWLVILFLACVEILLLLAFKSWVTHLYLFYYFQGF